From Sebaldella sp. S0638, the proteins below share one genomic window:
- a CDS encoding ankyrin repeat domain-containing protein codes for MDKNKFPVGEVSNEFLEKLFSYVQSPIYTVRDCFEPKKIEYNGEIQNLGFLEIRVLGENGVRYAAPDLIFYYIIKYGYKPPQEFIEAVLYGPDPKTEEYKNYMLRYREEFLWGESEEIVRKTNDITTLIYTGDIEKLKNEMNKNINMVSKEGSFLNAAIKADQVEIAKYLISQGININKFNGQELNTAIRKSMNEVVELLLNKNIKIDTRVYALNPLFTAVQVRNYEAAKLLIMNGLSKNTEYTNEFMKEQSPLKIAQKRNDKKMLDILNSL; via the coding sequence ATGGATAAAAATAAATTTCCTGTTGGAGAGGTTTCAAATGAATTTTTAGAAAAATTATTCAGCTACGTACAATCTCCTATTTATACAGTGAGAGATTGTTTTGAACCAAAGAAAATAGAGTATAATGGAGAAATTCAAAATTTAGGATTTTTAGAAATTAGGGTATTGGGTGAAAATGGAGTTAGGTATGCAGCTCCAGATTTAATATTTTACTATATAATCAAATATGGTTATAAACCACCACAGGAATTTATTGAGGCTGTTCTTTACGGACCTGATCCTAAAACTGAAGAATATAAAAACTATATGTTAAGATACAGAGAAGAATTTTTATGGGGTGAATCAGAAGAAATAGTAAGAAAAACAAATGATATAACAACACTAATTTATACGGGGGATATAGAGAAATTAAAAAATGAAATGAATAAAAATATAAATATGGTTTCAAAAGAAGGATCATTTCTTAATGCCGCTATAAAAGCTGATCAGGTAGAAATAGCAAAATATTTGATATCTCAGGGAATCAATATAAATAAATTCAACGGTCAGGAATTGAATACTGCAATACGAAAAAGTATGAATGAAGTGGTAGAGTTACTTTTGAATAAAAATATTAAAATAGACACAAGAGTGTACGCACTGAATCCTCTTTTTACAGCAGTTCAAGTGAGGAACTATGAGGCAGCAAAGCTTTTAATAATGAATGGATTGAGTAAAAACACTGAGTACACAAATGAATTTATGAAAGAACAAAGTCCTTTAAAAATAGCACAAAAGAGAAACGATAAGAAAATGTTGGATATATTGAATTCCCTTTAA